From the Paenibacillus sp. R14(2021) genome, the window CACGTATTCATTCGGCGTTACGTCGAATGCAGGATTGAAGACCTTCACGCCGACAGGAGCCGTACGCTTGCCGAAGCCTTCCGTAATTTCCTCTGCGTTCCGCTCTTCGATCGGAATCTCATCGCCGTTCGGCGTGTTGAGGTCAATGGTCGACAATGGACAAGCCACATAGAACGGGATGCCGTGCGCCTTGGCGAGAACGGCAACGCTGTAGGTGCCGATTTTGTTGGCGACATCCCCATTCGCCGCAACGCGGTCCGTGCCGACGATAACGGCGTCGACCCAGCCTTTGCTCATGACCATGCCGGCCATGTTATCGCAGATCAGCGTCACGTCGACACCGGCTTGCTGCAGCTCGAAGGCCGTCAATCTCGCGCCTTGCAGCACGGGACGGGTCTCATCCGCGAACACACGCAGCTTCATGCCCTGCTCCTGCGCCAGATAGAAGGGAGCAAGCGCCGTGCCGTATTTGGCTGTGGCAAGTCCGCCAGCGTTGCAGTGCGTAAGCACGCCCATATCTTCCTTGAAGAGCGTCAGTGAATGCTCGCCGATCATGCGGTTCGTTTCCTCGTCCTCGCTCTGGATCGTAATTGCTTCCTGAAGCAGCGCTTCTTGGCAGGCGTTAATATCCGAATCGCCTTCAGCGAGCACGGCAGCGCGGGCATTCATGCGATCAAGCGCCCAGAACAGATTGACTGCGGTAGGGCGCGAGGTGGCTAGATGCGCCGCGGACGCTTGGACCGCTTGAAGCCATGCCGGCTTATCGGACGCGTCGCGGCTGCCCAGAACGACGCCATAGGCAGCGGCAATGCCGATAGCAGGAGCTCCGCGTACCTTCAAGTGGCGAATCGCTTCCCAGACATCCTGTGCGGATACGAGAGGCAGGTAGACGATTTCTTCGGGCAGCAGCCGCTGGTCGAGCAGGTCCAGGTGTATTCCCTTCCAGATCACAGATTGCAAACCATTATAAGCAGCAGTTTCCATAGTTGGTTTCATTTCCTTTCATTAAGCCTTATCCGCTTCGGCAGCTGTTTGTACGGCATCGATAAGCTGGCTGATGGATACGGCGCTTCGGTTCAGCTTTAGCAGCGATTTGCCGATGCTGAGTGCCAGGCGCTGCGCGCGTTCGCGGGCGGCGGCATCTTCAAGCTTGTCGATATCAGCAACATGGGCAAGACCGACAACGCGGCGGACCATTTTGGCCCCGGCAAAGCCGATGCTGTCCTGCAGCAGGCGCTGCAGGTAATTGGCTTTGTAGCCTGGCGCGGAATTGGCCAAGCGGTCAACACCGTGGTCCTCCCAGAGCGCAAGGAATTTCGCTTCGAACTGCGTCCAGATGTCAGTGATCGTTTGCAGCAGGTAACCGCGGAAGTCCGCTCGTTCTGCATCCGTCTTGTCCCAGCCCTCGCGCGAAGCGTAATGAAGCAGCAGGTTCGCAAGTATGGCGCCGATATCGAAGCCCATCGGTCCGAAGTACGCGAACTCGGGGTCAATGACCTTCGTTGATTCCGGCGTTATAAAGATACTGCCCGTGTGCAAATCGCCGTGAAGCAGCGCCTGCGCATGCGTCAGAAACTTCTCCCGTAGGATCGCGACTTCAAGGTGAAGCTCGCCGTCTTTCCAAAGCGCCTCGAGCTCATCGCGGATTGCGGGGTCGAAATTGTTCGTATCGGCATCCATGTAGGGATGATCGAAGATCAGATCCTCCGTTATTTTGCACAGCTCCGGATTCGTGAAGCTGCGTGCACGCAGTTTCTTCTCCTGCTGATTGTGCCCCAGATCGCTTGTGTAGAACAAGGTTTGGGCGAGGAACGTGGAGATATGTCCGGCAAAAAGCGGATAACGTCCGTTGTTCATCAATCCTTGGCGCATAATGACATGATCGCTCAAATCTTCCATAATGGTGAGCGCAAGCTCTTCATCATAGAGGTAGACGGCGGGGACAAGCCCCGGTGCCAGCTCGCCTTCGAGCAGCAGCGCCTCGCTTTCGATGCGTGCACGGTCAAGCGTCAGCGGCCAGGACTCGCCGACAACTTTCGCGTAAGGGAGAGCCTGCTTCATAATAATGCTGCGGCCCGAAGCGGGGTCCGAGATATGGAAGACCAAATTCAAATTGCCGTCGCCGATTTCCCGGCTGACAAGTTCAGCGCCCGGTGGGAATATGCCTTTCAGGGAACGGGCGATTTTGATAGCTTCAGCTTCATCTAAAGGATGATAAGCAGACATGAAGTTGTCCACCTCCGAATTGTAGTTAGTCATTGACAGGCTCCTCTATGCGTTCGATGGAACCCCAAATATATATAGTATAGCGAATTTTATTTCGCGTTGGAATACCTCGTTTGTTATAATAATTCTAATCGAAGAGGAGCGAGGGGGAAAACGATGAGCGCCGAGAACATTACGAAAGGGAAAATTGCGCTGAAAGAATGGGCCGTAGCGGTTAAGGCGCTTACGGAAGGCAAGCAAATCATGATTCTGCGCAAAGGCGGGATCGCAGAGGAAACAAGGGATTTCCAGCTTCAATCGCCGCGCTTCTTCTTGCTTCCTGCTTTTGAACATCAAAGGCTTGAGCTGCTGAAGGAAGACTATAGAGGCGATTTAAGGGAAATCATGGAGACATGGAAGCCGGAATCGGCTGTCGTGGAGATTGGAGCTTTCGCAGAAGCCGTCGAAGATATTGAAATTCATGATCAGCAAACGGTGGATTTGCTGGCCGAGCATCATATCTGGACGGACTCGTTTACGGAGGAGAGATTGAGATGGAAGCGGTCCAAGCCGCTGCATTTGCTGCTGCTGCGCGTAAGCAAGCTGGCAGAGCCGGTTCAGCTCCCGATGCGGGATGCATATACGGGATGTAAATCATGGGTGAATCTTGAGGAGTTCCCATCCGATATTTCCGTGGAACCCGTATTAAGCGACGAAGAATTTACCCGCAGAGCAGAAGCGATTCGCCGCGCAATAGGCAAATAGTCATCACTTCTTCCGCATGGGGACTAAGGTTGATTGATTTATGCCGAAACATATACTAATATATAATTGAGAATCAATGAGAATCAATTTAGATTGATTATAAAAGAGGAATTGTTTCTATAAAGGAACAATGTAAATTTGGAGGGAGCATTTACCATGGCAACACATTTTAAAATCGATGGCTTGAAGGCTGCCATTGAAGGCAAAGAGATTTTAAAGGGCATTAACCTCGAGATCAAGGGCGGAGAAGTTCATGCCATCATGGGACCGAACGGAACGGGTAAAAGTACGCTTGCTTCGGCGCTCATGGGTCATCCCAAATATGAAGTAACAGACGGCGAAGTTGTTCTGAACGGAGATGCGCTGCTAGAGATGGGCGTTGACGAGCGCGCTCGTGCCGGACTGTTCCTTGCCATGCAATATCCGAGCGAAATTTCGGGCGTAACGAATTCCGACTTCCTTCGCAGTGCGATCAACGCGCGCCGCGAAGAAGGTAAGGAAATCTCGCTTATCAAATTCATCCGCCAAATGGAAGGTAAGATGAAGGAGCTTGAGATGAACCCGGAATTCGCGCACCGCTACTTGAACGAAGGCTTCTCCGGCGGCGAGAAGAAACGGAACGAAATTCTCCAGATGATGCTGCTCGATCCGAAAATCGTCGTACTTGACGAAATCGATTCCGGTCTTGACATCGATGCGCTCAAAATCGTCGCAAACGGCGTCAACGCCATGCGTTCCGAAGAGCGCGGCTTCCTGATCATTACGCACTATCAGCGCCTGCTGAACTATATCAAGCCGGACTTCGTTCACGTTATGATGCAAGGCCGCATCGTTAAATCGGGCGGACCTGAGCTTGCAGAGCGTTTGGAAAACGAAGGTTATGATTGGGTTAAAGACGAGCTCGGCATCGTGGACGAAACGGTCGGACAGGTTTAATCGGAGGAGGAGCAATTGAAATGAGTACACAATTATCAACTCCGGTGAACCGCCAATCCGTTTCTGCATTGTCTCAGAGCAAAGGCGAGCCGGCTTGGCTTGAAGGAGTAAGAACGAAGGGCGCCGAGCTGGCGGAAACGCTGGAATGGCCAACCCCGGAAAAAATCCGCATCAGCCGTTGGAATTTGACTGCTGTCGGTCAACATAAACCGCAGACTGCAATCGCGTCTGCCGAAGAGCTGCCGGAAACGCTGCGCGAGCTGACAGGTCAATCGCCCGCTGGGCTCGTCGTACAGCGCAATTCCGCAAACGTGCTTCGCCAGCTTTCCCCTGAATTAGCGGCGAAGGG encodes:
- the mtnK gene encoding S-methyl-5-thioribose kinase, with the protein product MSAYHPLDEAEAIKIARSLKGIFPPGAELVSREIGDGNLNLVFHISDPASGRSIIMKQALPYAKVVGESWPLTLDRARIESEALLLEGELAPGLVPAVYLYDEELALTIMEDLSDHVIMRQGLMNNGRYPLFAGHISTFLAQTLFYTSDLGHNQQEKKLRARSFTNPELCKITEDLIFDHPYMDADTNNFDPAIRDELEALWKDGELHLEVAILREKFLTHAQALLHGDLHTGSIFITPESTKVIDPEFAYFGPMGFDIGAILANLLLHYASREGWDKTDAERADFRGYLLQTITDIWTQFEAKFLALWEDHGVDRLANSAPGYKANYLQRLLQDSIGFAGAKMVRRVVGLAHVADIDKLEDAAARERAQRLALSIGKSLLKLNRSAVSISQLIDAVQTAAEADKA
- the sufC gene encoding Fe-S cluster assembly ATPase SufC: MATHFKIDGLKAAIEGKEILKGINLEIKGGEVHAIMGPNGTGKSTLASALMGHPKYEVTDGEVVLNGDALLEMGVDERARAGLFLAMQYPSEISGVTNSDFLRSAINARREEGKEISLIKFIRQMEGKMKELEMNPEFAHRYLNEGFSGGEKKRNEILQMMLLDPKIVVLDEIDSGLDIDALKIVANGVNAMRSEERGFLIITHYQRLLNYIKPDFVHVMMQGRIVKSGGPELAERLENEGYDWVKDELGIVDETVGQV
- a CDS encoding DUF1802 family protein, whose amino-acid sequence is MSAENITKGKIALKEWAVAVKALTEGKQIMILRKGGIAEETRDFQLQSPRFFLLPAFEHQRLELLKEDYRGDLREIMETWKPESAVVEIGAFAEAVEDIEIHDQQTVDLLAEHHIWTDSFTEERLRWKRSKPLHLLLLRVSKLAEPVQLPMRDAYTGCKSWVNLEEFPSDISVEPVLSDEEFTRRAEAIRRAIGK
- the mtnA gene encoding S-methyl-5-thioribose-1-phosphate isomerase, giving the protein METAAYNGLQSVIWKGIHLDLLDQRLLPEEIVYLPLVSAQDVWEAIRHLKVRGAPAIGIAAAYGVVLGSRDASDKPAWLQAVQASAAHLATSRPTAVNLFWALDRMNARAAVLAEGDSDINACQEALLQEAITIQSEDEETNRMIGEHSLTLFKEDMGVLTHCNAGGLATAKYGTALAPFYLAQEQGMKLRVFADETRPVLQGARLTAFELQQAGVDVTLICDNMAGMVMSKGWVDAVIVGTDRVAANGDVANKIGTYSVAVLAKAHGIPFYVACPLSTIDLNTPNGDEIPIEERNAEEITEGFGKRTAPVGVKVFNPAFDVTPNEYVTAIITEKGIIRPPFDVNLKALFE